In Dromiciops gliroides isolate mDroGli1 chromosome 5, mDroGli1.pri, whole genome shotgun sequence, the following are encoded in one genomic region:
- the HOXA13 gene encoding homeobox protein Hox-A13 has protein sequence MTASVLLHPRWIEPTVMFLYDNGGGLVADELNKNMEGAAAAAAAAAAAAAAGAGGGGFHHPAAAHAGGNFSVAAAAAAAAAAAANQCRNLMAHPAPLAPGAAAAYSAPGEAPPSAAAAAAAAAAAAAAAAASSSSSSSGGPGPAGAAGAEPVKQCSPCSAAAQSSSGAALPYGYFGSGYYPCARMGHHPNALKSCAAAAQPASAAAAAAAAAFADKYMDTAAGPAAAAAEEFSSRAKEFAFYHQGYAAGPYHHHQPVPGYLDMPVVPGLGGPGEPRHEPLGLPMESYQPWALPNGWNGQVYCPKEQGQPPHLWKSTLPDVVSHPSDANSYRRGRKKRVPYTKVQLKELEREYATNKFITKDKRRRISATTNLSERQVTIWFQNRRVKEKKVINKLKTTS, from the exons ATGACAGCCTCCGTGCTCCTCCACCCCCGCTGGATCGAGCCCACCGTCATGTTCCTCTACGACAACGGCGGCGGCCTGGTGGCAGACGAGCTCAACAAAAACATGGaaggggcggcggcggcggcggcggcggctgcggcaGCGGCTGCGgccggggcggggggcgggggctTCCACCACCCAGCCGCCGCCCACGCGGGGGGGAACTTCTCCGtggccgcggcggcggcggcggcggcggcggcggcggcgaacCAGTGCCGGAACCTGATGGCGCACCCGGCGCCCCTGGCCCCCGGAGCGGCGGCCGCCTATAGCGCCCCCGGGGAGGCGCCCCCGTCCGCGGCGGCCGCCGCAGCCGCCGCcgcagcagccgccgccgccgctgccgcgtCCTCGTCGTCGTCGTCCTCGGGCGGCCCCGGGCCCGCGGGGGCGGCGGGCGCCGAGCCGGTCAAGCAGTGCAGCCCCTGCTCGGCGGCTGCTCAGAGCTCGTCGGGCGCCGCCCTGCCCTACGGCTACTTCGGCAGCGGTTACTACCCGTGCGCCCGCATGGGCCACCACCCCAACGCGCTCAAGTCGTGTGCCGCCGCGGCGCAGCCCGCCTCGgcagccgccgccgctgccgccgccgccttCGCTGACAAGTACATGGACACGGCGGCCGGCCCCGCCGCGGCGGCGGCCGAGGAGTTCAGCTCCCGCGCCAAGGAGTTCGCCTTCTATCACCAGGGCTACGCGGCTGGGCCCTACCACCATCACCAGCCCGTGCCCGGCTACCTGGATATGCCGGTGGTGCCGGGCCTCGGGGGCCCCGGCGAGCCCCGCCACGAGCCGCTGGGGCTGCCCATGGAGAGCTACCAGCCCTGGGCTCTGCCCAACGGCTGGAATGGCCAGGTGTACTGCCCCAAAGAGCAAGGCCAGCCTCCCCATCTCTGGAAGTCCACTCTGCCCG ATGTTGTCTCGCATCCCTCGGATGCGAACTCCTAccgaaggggaaggaagaaacgGGTGCCTTACACGAAGGTCCAATTAAAAGAACTCGAAAGGGAATATGCTACAAACAAATTCATTACTAAGGACAAACGG